The window CATCGGCAATTTCGCGCAAGCGGCGCAGGAAGTCGAAATCCGCGACGTTGAAGCCGCCCTCGCCCTGAACAGGCTCCACGATGATGGCCGCGATACGCTCGGGATCGAGGCTCGATTTGAACACCATATCCAGGTTCGACAGGCTCATCTCGGGAGTCACACCGTGATAGGCGTTTGGAAAAGCGACATGATAGATTTCGGCCGGCATTGCCCCAAAGGCTTTCTTGTAGCCCGCAACCTTGCCGCCGAGGGCCATGCCCAGCAGGGTCCGGCCATGGTAGCCGCCCGAAAACGCAATCACGCCGGACCGACCGGTGAAGGCACGCGCCATCTTGATCGCGTTTTCCACAGCCTCTACGCCAGTTGTGGCCAGCATCGTTTTCTTGGGAAAGTCGCCCAATGTGAGATCATTCAGGCGCTCCGCCAGCCGTATGTAGCTCTCGTAGGGGGCGACGTGAAAGCAGGTATGTGTGAAAGCTTCGGCTTGTTTGGCGACAGCCGCCATCAGCTTGGGGTGGCGGTGACCTGCATTGTTCACCGCAATGCCAGCGGCAAAGTCGATGTAGCGTTTTCCATCGGCATCCCACAGCTCGGCATTTTCGGCATGGGTCACATAGATGCCACGCGTCGAGACGCCTTTTGCGACAGCGTTGTCGCGACGGATCTTCAGTTCAGCAGAATTTTCCATGACAGGTCTCCTTGAGTTATCTCGACCTGTACGCATGCTCAATATATTGAGCAAGAAATTTCTTTCTAATTGAGCAATCTTGTGCTGCCGGGTTATATGTCAGGCCGGAGGGTGGCATGCTTGAATTTGACGTTGGCGCAAGGCTCAAGGAGCTTAGAGTTCAGAACGGGCTTTCGCAAAGACAGCTCGCGGAATCGGCTGGCGTACCACACGGTCAGGTTTCGATGATCGAGACAAACAAATCTAGTCCGTCTGTCTCATCTTTGCGCAAGATACTGGGCGGATTGTCTATTGGAATGACCGAATTTTTT is drawn from Paracoccus tegillarcae and contains these coding sequences:
- the gabT gene encoding 4-aminobutyrate--2-oxoglutarate transaminase, translating into MENSAELKIRRDNAVAKGVSTRGIYVTHAENAELWDADGKRYIDFAAGIAVNNAGHRHPKLMAAVAKQAEAFTHTCFHVAPYESYIRLAERLNDLTLGDFPKKTMLATTGVEAVENAIKMARAFTGRSGVIAFSGGYHGRTLLGMALGGKVAGYKKAFGAMPAEIYHVAFPNAYHGVTPEMSLSNLDMVFKSSLDPERIAAIIVEPVQGEGGFNVADFDFLRRLREIADEHGIILIADEVQAGMARTGKMFGFEHPGVAADLVTMAKGLAGGFPLSAVTGRAEVIDAAPVGGIGGTYAGNPLAVAAANAMLDIIEEENLCVRAAEIGEAITARLKAIASRQGMEAIGDVRGLGAMVAFELVTSRQTREPDVALTHEIVAQAEDRGLIILPCGTRGNVVRILPPLTTPSNQVDEALDKLEASIEAAIDKVHA